A genomic segment from Eremothecium gossypii ATCC 10895 chromosome III, complete sequence encodes:
- the TIM21 gene encoding Tim21p (Syntenic homolog of Saccharomyces cerevisiae YGR033C (TIM21)), translating into MLAFGSICGRLRAPAGAGLRVNVGKMPGRAWQVANGQPYSTFYAPPEQAGNRQKERRVTAWKKVRAAATFSASGMLVLGAAGVAGIVLYLILSELFSPSGDTQIFNRAVSTVEGDAVARSLLQCEDGVHRSERLKAYGDSVGDDRWTRNRPISSTRRLDASGREHYYMRFHVETGRRRGVVSLEAQQSDDSYQPEFVRMYLDVPGEKRHYLIRPEPSVAKPKGFLGLNWGPRKD; encoded by the coding sequence ATGTTGGCGTTTGGAAGCATCTGTGGACGGCTGCGGGCGCCGGCCGGCGCGGGATTGAGAGTTAACGTGGGGAAGATGCCAGGCCGCGCTTGGCAGGTGGCGAACGGGCAGCCATACTCGACGTTCTATGCCCCCCCAGAGCAGGCGGGCAACCGCCAAAAGGAGCGCCGCGTCACGGCGTGGAAAAAGGTGcgggcagcagcgacaTTCAGCGCGTCGGGTATGTTGGTACTGGGGGCTGCAGGGGTGGCGGGAATCGTGCTGTACTTGATTCTCTCGGAGCTCTTCTCGCCCTCGGGTGACACACAGATATTCAACAGGGCCGTCTCGACAGTGGAGGGCGACGCAGTTGCGCGGTCACTGCTGCAGTGCGAAGACGGTGTGCATAGATCCGAGCGTCTCAAGGCGTACGGCGACAGTGTCGGTGACGACCGGTGGACACGCAACAGGCCGATCAGCTCGACCCGGCGTCTCGACGCCAGTGGCCGCGAGCACTACTACATGCGCTTCCATGTGGAGACCGGTCGCCGGCGGGGTGTGGTGAGCCTTGAGGCCCAGCAGTCGGACGACAGCTACCAGCCCGAGTTTGTACGCATGTACCTGGATGTGCCAGGTGAGAAACGGCACTACCTCATCAGGCCGGAGCCGTCGGTTGCGAAACCCAAGGGTTTCCTGGGCCTGAACTGGGGTCCCCGGAAGGACTAG
- the GAS2 gene encoding 1,3-beta-glucanosyltransferase (Syntenic homolog of Saccharomyces cerevisiae YLR343W (GAS2)) — MKLQAVLAKTALFSAAVAKASQNTTLAQSGLPVIEVVGNKFFDSRSGEQFFIKGIAYQPSSAPQELEVGYPADTKYIDPLAEVEICKRDLPYLKKLGVNTIRVYSIDPTKPHDVCMEELSKLGIYVLIDLSEPDTSIIRETPTWDVKVFQRYKDVVDSMQKYNNVLGFFAGNEVTNDRTNTDASPFVKAAIRDVKNYIKQMGYRTLPVGYSTNDDQETRDHLADYFVCGSVSADFYGINMYEWCGHSSYGTSGYRERTNEFRNFPVPVFFSEFGCNTIRPRPFTEIQALYGTMMTPVWSGGLAYMYFEEDNEYGVVKVTKDNQVLELPDFRNLQKEFEKARPKGVKRSVYEKTYKVNSRTCPEKSATWKASEELPPTPDARKCGCLEQALPCLSLSLQDPMSYKNYFEYVCGFVNCMDINGDGSLGVYGEYSDCDTRQKLSLQLSKLYLRRKISKNECPIASNDFFFNAKSIGIPQQCQGVMEDVKVQANKKLVEPKPAAPAGKDVNAAGSSALHRLNTATLVLVSTTAFIFHLLL, encoded by the coding sequence ATGAAACTTCAGGCCGTTCTAGCAAAAACTGCGCTATTCTCTGCCGCAGTCGCAAAGGCTTCGCAGAATACGACTCTTGCCCAATCAGGGCTTCCTGTCATCGAGGTTGTTGGCAACAAATTCTTTGATTCACGTTCAGGTGAACAATTTTTCATAAAGGGGATCGCTTACCAGCCCAGTAGTGCGCCACAGGAACTTGAGGTTGGCTATCCGGCTGACACGAAGTATATCGACCCTTTGGCAGAAGTTGAAATATGTAAACGGGATTTGCCGTATTTGAAAAAGCTCGGAGTCAATACCATTCGTGTTTACTCCATTGATCCAACCAAGCCACATGACGTTTGCATGGAGGAGTTGAGCAAGCTGGGAATCTACGTTCTCATCGATTTATCAGAACCAGACACCTCTATAATTAGGGAAACACCAACATGGGATGTAAAAGTATTCCAGCGGTACAAAGACGTAGTAGACTCCATGCAGAAATACAATAATGTTTTGGGCTTTTTTGCTGGTAACGAGGTCACTAATGACCGCACGAACACAGACGCATCGCCTTTTGTGAAGGCGGCTATCAGAGATGTCAAAAACTACATCAAGCAAATGGGATACAGAACTCTTCCGGTTGGATACTCAACAAACGATGACCAGGAGACGAGGGATCACTTGGCTGACTACTTCGTCTGCGGTAGCGTATCTGCAGACTTCTATGGCATAAATATGTACGAATGGTGCGGGCATTCATCTTACGGCACGAGCGGCTACAGAGAGCGGACTAACGAGTTCAGAAACTTCCCTGTGCCGGTGTTCTTTTCGGAGTTTGGGTGTAATACAATCAGGCCCAGGCCCTTCACAGAAATACAGGCCTTATACGGGACCATGATGACGCCCGTATGGTCCGGTGGACTTGCATACATGTATTTCGAGGAAGATAACGAATACGGTGTGGTCAAGGTCACCAAGGATAACCAAGTTCTAGAGCTCCCAGATTTCCGCAACCTACAGAAAGAATTCGAAAAGGCTCGCCCCAAGGGGGTAAAGCGCAGTGTCTACGAAAAGACATACAAGGTCAATTCCAGAACCTGTCCGGAAAAGTCCGCCACGTGGAAGGCATCTGAAGAACTACCTCCAACGCCAGATGCACGTAAGTGCGGCTGCTTGGAGCAGGCTTTGCCCTGCTTGTCGCTCAGCCTACAAGACCCAATGTCATACAAGAACTACTTTGAGTATGTCTGCGGATTCGTTAACTGTATGGACATCAACGGTGATGGAAGTTTGGGGGTGTACGGTGAATATTCAGATTGTGACACAAGACAAAAATTGAGTTTACAACTCAGTAAGCTATATTTGAGACGTAAAATAAGCAAAAATGAATGTCCCATCGCCAGCAACGATTTCTTCTTCAATGCCAAGAGCATAGGCATTCCGCAACAATGCCAGGGCGTTATGGAGGATGTTAAAGTTCAAGCTAATAAAAAGCTAGTGGAGCCAAagcctgctgctccagctggCAAAGACGTCAATGCTGCCGGTTCAAGCGCATTGCACCGCCTAAACACAGCCACATTGGTATTGGTGTCCACCACCGCtttcattttccacctcCTTCTATAA
- the RPL26A gene encoding 60S ribosomal protein uL24 (Syntenic homolog of Saccharomyces cerevisiae YLR344W (RPL26A) and YGR034W (RPL26B); 1-intron) has protein sequence MAKQSLDVSSDRRKARKAYFNAPSSERRVIMSAPLSKELREQYNIKSLPIRKDDEIMVVRGSKKGQEGKVSSVYRLKYAVRVDKVTKEKSNGASVPLDVHPSKVVITKLHLDKDRKALIERKGGKLE, from the exons ATGGCTAAGCAATCTCTAG ACGTTTCCTCCGACAGAAGAAAGGCCAGAAAGGCGTACTTCAACGCGCCATCTTCCGAGCGCCGCGTGATCATGTCTGCTCCTCTATCCAAGGAGTTGAGAGAGCAGTACAACATCAAGTCTCTACCAATCAGAAAGGACGACGAGATTATGGTTGTGCGTGGCTCCAAGAAGGGCCAAGAGGGCAAGGTTTCTTCTGTCTACAGATTGAAGTACGCTGTCCGCGTCGACAAGGTGACCAAGGAGAAGTCCAACGGTGCCTCCGTGCCATTGGACGTCCACCCATCCAAGGTTGTCATCACCAAGTTGCACTTGGACAAGGACAGAAAGGCCTTGATCGAGAGAAAGGGTGGCAAGTTGGAGTAA